A single region of the Pontibacter kalidii genome encodes:
- the hemW gene encoding radical SAM family heme chaperone HemW yields MSGIYLHIPFCKQACHYCDFHFSTSMGHKAATIAAIARELELRQEYLQGQTVHTIYFGGGTPSLLTQAELELLLQTIQKLFIVSGDVEITLEANPDDLSPEKLRELKAAGINRLSIGLQSFHEPHLRLMNRAHNATESLQCVHDAQAAGFDNITVDLIYGIPAPDHTIWREDLKTLFSLHVQHVSCYALTIEPDTALGRWSKKGKFRPSEDDFTAQQFEILLEQMARHGFVQYEISNFCQPGFESKHNSNYWRGVHYLGVGPSAHSFNGHSRQYNVSNNRKYTAAIGEGTIPAETEVLSRADQANDYLLTTLRTIWGCDLALLRDKYKYDAQASHQVYLQELQQKELASINDGVLYLTDKGKLLADQITLDLMME; encoded by the coding sequence TTGTCCGGCATATACCTCCATATCCCTTTCTGCAAGCAGGCCTGTCACTACTGCGATTTCCACTTCAGCACCTCGATGGGGCATAAGGCGGCTACTATAGCGGCCATTGCCCGTGAGCTGGAGCTGCGCCAGGAGTACCTGCAGGGGCAAACGGTGCACACCATATACTTTGGCGGCGGCACCCCCTCGCTGCTCACACAGGCAGAGCTGGAGCTATTGCTACAAACCATACAAAAGCTGTTTATAGTTTCGGGGGATGTCGAAATTACGCTGGAGGCTAACCCCGATGACCTCTCTCCGGAGAAGCTGCGGGAGCTGAAGGCGGCTGGCATCAACCGCCTGAGCATAGGCCTGCAATCGTTTCATGAGCCGCACCTGCGCCTGATGAACCGCGCCCACAACGCCACCGAAAGCCTGCAATGCGTGCATGACGCCCAGGCAGCGGGTTTTGATAACATCACCGTGGATCTGATCTACGGCATCCCGGCACCGGACCACACCATCTGGCGGGAAGATTTAAAAACACTGTTTTCGCTGCATGTGCAGCACGTCTCCTGCTACGCCCTTACCATAGAACCCGACACGGCACTGGGCCGCTGGAGCAAGAAAGGCAAGTTCAGGCCATCGGAGGATGACTTTACGGCGCAGCAGTTCGAGATCCTGCTGGAGCAGATGGCGCGGCACGGCTTTGTGCAGTACGAGATCTCCAACTTCTGCCAGCCAGGCTTTGAGTCTAAACACAACAGCAACTACTGGCGCGGGGTGCATTACCTGGGCGTGGGCCCGAGCGCCCACTCGTTTAACGGCCACAGCCGGCAGTACAACGTGTCCAACAACCGCAAGTATACGGCCGCCATCGGTGAGGGCACCATCCCTGCCGAAACAGAGGTACTGAGCCGGGCCGACCAGGCAAACGATTACCTGCTCACCACGCTGCGCACCATCTGGGGCTGCGACCTGGCTCTGCTCCGCGACAAGTATAAGTATGATGCGCAGGCATCGCACCAGGTATACTTGCAGGAGCTGCAGCAGAAGGAGCTGGCAAGTATAAATGATGGCGTGCTCTACCTGACCGATAAAGGAAAGCTGCTCGCCGACCAGATCACGCTGGACCTGATGATGGAGTAG